TCGTATTTGAACCCGCCATAGCCGTAACGCCGCTCTCCATCCCAGAAATCGGCGCCGAATTTTCGTGCCACCTTCATGCACGCCACCTTGTCGTCGCACATGCGGGACAGGTAGTCCCTTTTGGTGCTGGTGTGGAGCGGCGTGAAATAATCTCTCAAGATTCCCATATCTCTCCTCAGAGCAATTGCTTCACTTTTGCGGCGATGGAGACGGCGTCAATGCCGAAAAGCCTGCGCATGCCGGCAGTGTCGTGGATCTCGTGGATAAAGCGGGAAGGCACGCCCAGGGTGGTCAGGGAGCAGGTCAGGCCGCTCTCCCTGAGAAATTCACCCATGGCGGCCCCGAAACCGCAGGAGCGGTAATGTTCTTCGACGGTGAGCACCGCCCCGATTCCCTGCAGTGCCTCGGCGAGGGCCTGACGGTTCAAGGGCTGCACCATGGGCACGGAGAGGACACGGGGGCGGATGCCGGCGTCGTGGAGGATCTGCACGGCCCTCATGGCCTCTTCGCCGATGGAGCCGTGGCAGAGGAGGGCGACGGCCTCTCCTTCGGCCAGCACCTGAGGCTTGGTGATGTCCAGATCCTGCTGCCGGTGAATATCAGGCTCACCACGCTTGGCAAGGCGCACATAGACGGGTGCCCGGGCCGACAGGGCATATTTCGCGGCAAGCCGGGCCTCCACCGGGTCGATGGGGGAAAAAACCTCCAGGTTGGGCATGGTGCGGGCCAGGGCCAGATCCTCGATGGAATAGTGGGTCATGCCCTGGGGGGCGTAGGTGACCCCGCTGCCGATGCCTGCCAGAATCACCGGCAGGTCCTGGTAACAGATGTCGTTGCGCACCTGCTCGTAGCAGCGGTAGAGGACGAAGGGGATGATGTTGTAGAGCACCACTTTATAGCCGGTTATGGCGAGCCCGGCGGCGAAGCCGATCATGTTCTGCTCTGCTGCCCCCAGGTTTAGGAAGCGGTCGGGGTGCCGGTCCTTGAATGTATCGAAAACACCCAGCCCGGCGTCGCCGCTGATGATGAAGATGTCGTCTCGTCCGGCACAAGCGTCCAGGATGGTGTTGATGA
This region of Geotalea daltonii FRC-32 genomic DNA includes:
- a CDS encoding transketolase family protein, which produces MRNAFINTILDACAGRDDIFIISGDAGLGVFDTFKDRHPDRFLNLGAAEQNMIGFAAGLAITGYKVVLYNIIPFVLYRCYEQVRNDICYQDLPVILAGIGSGVTYAPQGMTHYSIEDLALARTMPNLEVFSPIDPVEARLAAKYALSARAPVYVRLAKRGEPDIHRQQDLDITKPQVLAEGEAVALLCHGSIGEEAMRAVQILHDAGIRPRVLSVPMVQPLNRQALAEALQGIGAVLTVEEHYRSCGFGAAMGEFLRESGLTCSLTTLGVPSRFIHEIHDTAGMRRLFGIDAVSIAAKVKQLL